A region from the Acidobacteriota bacterium genome encodes:
- the rpsT gene encoding 30S ribosomal protein S20, which produces MANHFSALKRARQTTKRTGINQSNTSRFRGAMRKFRTALDAGDKKAAQEAFGATVSAIDKAIQKGTIHRNTAGRYKSRLSARLAKLK; this is translated from the coding sequence ATGGCAAACCATTTTTCGGCGCTGAAACGCGCCCGTCAGACCACGAAGCGCACCGGCATCAACCAGTCGAACACCTCGCGCTTCCGCGGCGCGATGCGCAAGTTCCGCACCGCCCTCGATGCCGGCGACAAGAAGGCCGCCCAAGAAGCGTTTGGCGCCACCGTCTCGGCCATCGATAAGGCCATCCAGAAGGGGACCATCCATCGCAACACCGCCGGCCGCTACAAGAGCCGGCTCAGCGCGCGCCTGGCAAAATTGAAGTAA